The following are from one region of the Actinoplanes sp. L3-i22 genome:
- a CDS encoding AAA family ATPase → MIGRSGAVSRLRALFDGRPVAGAALVVHGDAGLGKSTLVDDTVAFAAGLGVRTLAGSGAEAESPIPFAALHQLIHPLLDRADALPVRQRSALRAAFGAADGPADRMLVALAVFSLLTDLARDRPLLLVTEDVQWMDQPSVEVIGFVARRLTAAPIVLVATCRPAPSDPLGAYGLPRLVLAPMPAAEAAALLESVSPGLDAEIRHRVLDEAEGNPLAIVELARALTRQVPLDPGTLPPRLPLTGRPGSVFAGRVAALPADTRRLLLLAAADPGQSLADLARAAARTGLDLDPLDAAERDDLVTVAGARLLFRHPLLRPTIYHGATLAARLAAHRAFAEVVDDPVRAVWHLAAATVGPDEAVAAELERTARGELARGGPAAAMAGLRRAAQLSPAATARARRFAEAADAARHAGRNDRAMALIRQAREGPADPVAAALTMITEATVSLTIGHREYDIAAQVAVARAVLPVDPGLGAEVLVMAAMHCHSRAAPAAVRDLVTAAVLDLHLDPADPRRVMGLAAADPARYVRQVRPAMLAAIRELPRLPYPVHVALALATDALHLHVEAQRAWMATVDATQHRGAVAELSVALSSLASSRLHTGQLTEALTEADAGRRLSEELDLGGVAAYAAATAAIVHAWRGDTAALDEVLAVVVRPATANVVADLDRARGLAALAGGRFAAAADAFVAARAHPAAAAWGIADLVEAACRAGQADRVRPLLEQTAGYAEPFDSAQLRLLLERARALLADGPAAERHFRASIAEGVTGKWPLEVARTRLVYGEWLRRQRRSVAARDELAAAAQVFDTVGATPWADRARRALRSAGVSVPQTAGSMSALSGSELQIARLAATGLSNREIGDRLQLSHRTVGAHLYRIFPKLGITARAELRQVPGIDAPTPDD, encoded by the coding sequence TTGATCGGCCGGTCCGGGGCGGTGTCCCGGCTGCGGGCGCTGTTCGACGGCCGGCCCGTCGCCGGCGCGGCGCTGGTGGTGCACGGCGACGCCGGCCTCGGCAAGTCCACCCTGGTCGACGACACCGTGGCGTTCGCCGCCGGCCTCGGTGTCCGGACGCTGGCCGGTTCCGGCGCGGAAGCCGAGTCCCCGATCCCGTTCGCCGCCCTGCACCAGCTCATCCATCCCCTGCTGGACCGCGCCGACGCCCTGCCGGTGCGGCAACGGTCCGCGTTGCGCGCCGCGTTCGGGGCCGCGGACGGTCCGGCCGACCGGATGCTCGTCGCGCTGGCCGTGTTCAGCCTGCTCACCGACCTGGCCCGGGACCGGCCGCTGCTGCTGGTCACCGAGGACGTCCAGTGGATGGACCAGCCGTCGGTCGAGGTGATCGGGTTCGTCGCGCGCCGGCTCACCGCGGCCCCGATCGTGCTGGTGGCGACGTGCCGGCCGGCCCCGTCCGATCCGCTCGGCGCGTACGGGCTGCCCCGCCTGGTCCTCGCGCCGATGCCCGCGGCGGAGGCCGCCGCCCTGCTGGAGTCGGTCAGCCCGGGGCTCGACGCCGAGATCCGCCACCGGGTGCTGGACGAGGCGGAGGGCAATCCGCTCGCGATCGTCGAGCTGGCCCGGGCGCTGACCCGGCAGGTCCCGCTGGACCCGGGCACGCTGCCGCCGCGCCTGCCGCTGACCGGCCGGCCGGGCTCGGTGTTCGCCGGGCGGGTGGCCGCGCTGCCCGCCGACACCCGGCGGTTGCTGCTGCTCGCCGCGGCCGATCCGGGCCAGTCGCTGGCCGACCTGGCCCGGGCCGCCGCCCGCACCGGCCTCGATCTGGATCCGCTGGACGCGGCCGAGCGGGACGACCTGGTCACGGTGGCCGGCGCGCGGCTGCTGTTCCGCCATCCGCTGCTCCGGCCGACGATCTACCACGGGGCCACCCTGGCCGCGCGCCTCGCCGCGCACCGGGCGTTCGCCGAGGTCGTCGACGATCCGGTCCGCGCGGTGTGGCATCTCGCGGCGGCCACCGTCGGCCCGGACGAGGCCGTCGCCGCTGAGCTGGAGCGGACCGCGCGCGGCGAGCTGGCCCGTGGTGGGCCGGCCGCCGCGATGGCCGGTCTGCGGCGGGCCGCCCAGCTGTCCCCGGCCGCCACCGCCCGGGCCCGGCGGTTCGCCGAGGCGGCCGACGCCGCCCGCCACGCCGGCCGCAACGACCGGGCGATGGCGCTGATCCGGCAGGCGCGCGAGGGCCCGGCCGATCCGGTCGCGGCGGCGCTGACGATGATCACCGAGGCCACCGTGTCGCTGACCATCGGGCACCGCGAGTACGACATCGCCGCGCAGGTCGCCGTGGCCCGGGCGGTCCTGCCGGTCGACCCGGGACTGGGCGCCGAGGTGCTGGTGATGGCCGCGATGCACTGCCACAGCCGGGCCGCGCCGGCGGCGGTGCGCGACCTGGTCACGGCGGCGGTGCTCGACCTGCACCTGGACCCGGCGGACCCGCGCCGGGTGATGGGCCTGGCCGCGGCCGACCCGGCCCGGTACGTCCGGCAGGTGCGCCCGGCCATGCTCGCGGCGATCCGGGAGCTGCCCCGGTTGCCGTACCCCGTCCATGTCGCTCTCGCCCTGGCCACGGACGCGCTGCACCTGCACGTCGAGGCGCAGCGCGCCTGGATGGCCACCGTCGACGCGACGCAGCACCGGGGCGCCGTCGCCGAGCTGTCCGTCGCGCTGAGCAGCCTGGCGTCGTCCCGCCTGCACACCGGGCAGCTCACCGAGGCGCTCACCGAGGCGGACGCCGGCCGCCGGCTCAGCGAGGAGCTGGATCTCGGCGGGGTGGCCGCCTACGCCGCCGCGACCGCCGCGATCGTGCACGCCTGGCGCGGCGACACCGCGGCGCTGGACGAGGTCCTCGCCGTCGTGGTCCGTCCGGCCACCGCCAACGTCGTCGCCGACCTGGATCGGGCCCGCGGGCTGGCGGCGCTGGCCGGCGGCCGGTTCGCCGCGGCCGCCGACGCGTTCGTCGCCGCCCGCGCGCACCCGGCCGCGGCCGCCTGGGGCATCGCCGACCTGGTCGAGGCGGCCTGCCGCGCCGGGCAGGCGGACCGGGTGCGCCCGCTGCTGGAGCAGACCGCCGGGTACGCGGAGCCGTTCGACTCGGCCCAGTTGCGGCTGCTGCTGGAACGCGCCCGCGCGCTGCTCGCCGACGGACCGGCGGCCGAGCGGCACTTCCGCGCCTCGATCGCCGAGGGGGTCACCGGGAAGTGGCCCCTGGAGGTCGCCCGGACCCGGCTGGTCTACGGCGAGTGGCTGCGCCGGCAGCGGCGCAGTGTCGCCGCCCGCGACGAGCTGGCCGCCGCCGCGCAGGTCTTCGACACGGTCGGCGCGACGCCGTGGGCCGACCGGGCGCGCCGGGCGCTGCGCTCCGCGGGCGTCTCCGTGCCGCAGACCGCCGGATCGATGTCCGCCCTGTCCGGGTCCGAGCTGCAGATCGCCCGGCTGGCCGCCACCGGGCTGTCCAACCGGGAGATCGGTGACCGGCTCCAGCTGTCGCACCGGACGGTCGGCGCGCACCTGTACCGGATCTTCCCGAAGCTCGGCATCACCGCCCGCGCCGAGCTGCGCCAGGTGCCCGGCATCGACGCGCCTACCCCTGACGACTGA
- a CDS encoding BTAD domain-containing putative transcriptional regulator — MSTSQLSFTVLGAVRARHGAHEIDLGPPQCRALLTVLLIAGGEPVSVPELVDTMWGPRAPASAVNAVHRNVGLLRRRLEPGLAARAPGGWLRRVGGGYRLRADAGTLDLLRFRELAGQARRRSAAGFRAEAAARYADALAVWHGPLADGIAAELREHPAFRSVERERTAVARAAAAEALSCRDGDRLLPAIEAAAGRDPFDEVLQARLVLLLAASGQQARALHVYRRVRERLAEELGIDPGAALTEARDRVLRPGPAHPARLRASAAG, encoded by the coding sequence ATGTCGACCTCACAGTTGTCCTTCACGGTGCTCGGAGCGGTGCGGGCCCGGCACGGCGCCCACGAGATCGATCTCGGGCCGCCGCAGTGCCGGGCGCTGCTGACCGTGCTCCTGATCGCCGGCGGGGAGCCGGTCAGCGTGCCGGAGCTCGTCGACACGATGTGGGGGCCGCGGGCGCCGGCGAGCGCGGTCAACGCCGTACATCGCAATGTCGGTCTGCTGCGCCGGCGCCTGGAACCCGGGCTGGCGGCGCGCGCGCCCGGCGGCTGGCTGCGCCGGGTCGGCGGCGGCTACCGGTTGCGGGCCGACGCCGGGACCCTGGATCTGCTGCGGTTCCGGGAACTGGCCGGGCAGGCGCGGCGGCGGTCCGCGGCCGGCTTCCGGGCCGAGGCGGCGGCCCGGTACGCGGACGCGCTCGCCGTGTGGCACGGGCCGCTCGCCGACGGGATCGCCGCCGAGCTGCGCGAACATCCGGCATTCCGGTCGGTGGAGCGCGAGCGTACGGCGGTGGCCCGGGCCGCCGCCGCGGAAGCGCTCAGCTGCCGGGACGGCGATCGGCTGCTCCCGGCGATCGAGGCGGCGGCCGGGCGGGACCCGTTCGACGAGGTGCTGCAGGCCCGCCTGGTGCTGCTGCTGGCGGCGAGTGGGCAGCAGGCGCGGGCGCTGCACGTCTACCGGCGGGTGCGCGAGCGCCTGGCCGAGGAGCTGGGCATCGACCCGGGGGCGGCGCTGACCGAGGCCCGCGACCGGGTGCTGCGCCCGGGCCCGGCGCACCCCGCGCGCCTGCGGGCGTCGGCCGCCGGCTGA